The genomic DNA ACTTGTAGATTTGATTGTAGAAAACAGATGGGGAAAGCAAGCAAATGGCTTCAAAAGCTCTTGACAAGGAAACGGGAGGATAAAGAGGAGGAGAGTAAAGATGCTTCTGTCTCTTTCGAACAAGACACCACGCTTTCAACAGCAGTTTTCCCTGCAACACCGAATCAGAAGCGAAGATGGAGCTTTGGGAAATCAGCAGCAAGCACGGAGAACAACCATAAGACTAGTAGGTCGCTCGACGCCATAGACAGTACAAGACTAGTGCCAGTACTGGACTTGTTGGAATATCGGAGTGAGCAAAACAATGTAGCAAACCCTACCACTACTGTACCTGTGCCACACAATGAAGCTACCTAcagagtagtttcagcaagatTTGCGGCAGCTAAACACTTCAGAGCTCTTGCAGATGCTGCTGCGACCAAAATTCAAGCCTTCTTCCGTGCTCACCTGGTAAGTAGACACAAATCTAAAAAATTACACAAGAGATGTGATGACATGAAACATTGTATGTGTATGCTTTTGTGTCTAGAAATTGATAGTATAAACCAAATTCCTTGCAGGCAAGGAAAGCTTTGAAAGCTTTGAAGGGGCTGGTGAAGATTCAAGCACTAGTGAGAGGTCACCTAGTGAGAAAACAAACAAGTGAGATGCTAAGATGCATGAATGCACTGATGTCGATTCAAGTCAGAGCACGAGTTCAGAGAATTCAGATGACCGAGGAACCACCTATAATCGTGAAAAGAAAGTTAACACACAGAGAACCTGCACATGATCAGCCAGGAATAGGACATATTGTGAGTTTCAGTAATTTACACCTTTAGGAGTTTCAAATGTACCTTCTTTTCTGATTCACTAATCAAATATAAACATTATGTTCATTTAGGATAATTTGAATCTCAGCGGAAGAAGAGGATCCTTGAGGTGGAATAAAGACGTTATAAATCATCAGCAAATGAAAACCATGGAGCATGAGTTGAGCACAAACTATTCAGAAAGAATTTCAGTTTCGAAACAAGAACTTGGATATCAAGAATACACAAATGCATCACCACTCACTGACACATCTTTCAGCCAATTTGAGGAATTATTTTACAGAACACCAAATAGAATTTCTCAGAAAAAGTACAGTGTATCTAATTATAACCACGTAAAGGCACCAGACTCACCTTCAGTAGATTACTCAGGAACTGCAGCTCACAACTCTCAGTTTGGGCATAGTTACATGGCAAACACACATTCCTCTAGGGCAAACCACAGGTCTAGTAGTGAACCCAAGCAGAGGCCTTTCAAACAAAAGACTACGAGATCACCATCATTTGGAGGCATAAGTACAACACCAGATAATCGGGATCAAAATCAATGTTTAAATGGTCAAAAGAAACAATTACCACTTTGGTCGATCAAGAGGTACAGAGCTGCAAAGTCTAGCAAGGATATGGAGTACGACTCGAATCGCATAGGAACTAGCAGTTCATCCTCCAACATAACTCTTAGGCATAGGAGGTAAGTAATCAAGTACTGACACTTCCCTACCATAATGTCTGAGACAACATTTACATAATGTTACATTGCTGATCAGGACTTTTACTTGATTTCAGACTGCAGTGAACCTATATTCCCACGATCAACCATTCATGCTAAGGTCTTCAAGAATTAGTTTGTGCTATATTCAAGATCAAGTCCGTACATAATTATTCTTTTAAGAAATTGTTAGCAAGTTGAAGCAATCTGCTTGCAGATTACCAATTACACTGTtctaatttaaatttattattataatatataccGTTTGTTGGAGTCATACCATGTGAGTTGTAAATTTAAGGAGTATTTTTACTTCTCTTTGATTTGTTTTAGATACTGGTACAGCTTGCAAAAACCTCTTGAATTGAGCATCATAAGATAATACACGACAATGCAGACAAATTAAACTTCACAGTGATATTTCATCATTTATTATAGGTAATGTTTATTAATTGCTTTTTTGTCATATTTAATAAGTTATATATTTCAAttgtaatatatattaaattactATTATATTCAATATATTTTCACTAGATatgtattttattaaaatattatttttgaatataatCAACTATTACAACTATTTAACAAAAATTTTGATAACTATTGTAACTTAGAGATATTATTTTTTAAGTTAAAAATATGTATGTATTTAATAAGttaaaaaatgatttaaagttAAAAAACAGCTTAAAGGATAGAAATAACATTTTTTAACTAATTCTATTTTTATAAAGTTTTGTTTAACAGAAGCTAATGTTATCTCGTATAAATTTGTGAATGAAAGAGGCACATTGTATATATTAGTGATTTATTCCTCAAACTTTATATTAAGATGGCTGAATTGCCCATTTTAGAAGTTAAATGACTTTACTAACTAAATTTGCGCAAacatataaatattaattaaaaaagGTTCAACATGTAAAGAAGCCAGAATTCAGTTCACCAATATGAATTAGTTTAATTCTCCCATATGTCAAAAAGTATATTATAATTTGATATCCAAAATAAGTCAACTCGACTCACATATATTGTTCCAAATACAGTTTACATGAAATTGGGATGTACGAATTTCGGATTTAATcggttttattttaaaaatcgaATTAAATCGCGaaaaatgattttagaaatttattatCCGTAATCGTAAATGTAATTGCGATTAACAacattaattgtaaatattgtgaTTCGGTTTGCAGTTCAACCACCTAATATAATATTaagaattataaaaaaatttaaaacaacAAGAAATTCAAGTTGGAATTGCCTAATAAGTTAACATTTAGAACAGAAAAATACAAAATATCCGGTCAATGAGTAATAACTAATATAAATTGCCGAACTTTTAAAAACTCCGATATTCGACTAACCTGTTAAAAACATGAGATTGAGGGAGATAATTGACTAATTAGAATTGAACCTTAATTAAACAGGCTTAAATTCATAAGAAAATGAGTATTATtctattaattttataatattaattaattaaatattaaatataaataataaatatatttacaataaaatattttattttaaatatattttgcGGTTTGCAAGGTTCACCGTGCCCTTTATGCAAAATATGGCATATTGCGAAGAAGCACGATGATATAAGTTGTAAATACGGCTccaaaatatttttcaaagaaACTGTATTTTACAAGGTTTTGCTTCAAAAAGGGCACGAGATCTGCAGCGCAACTAAGTTGGAAAACATTGAAATGACAAGACTAAGACTAAGGTTAAAATGTTTAAAACATATATTTGGTCTCTTTTTACACCATGTAGAATAGTACATTTTGCTAAACATAAATGTGACAAATGCCATTTTTGGTCCAATAGTGAAGCATGTGAAGTGAAAAGCGCGGGAACAATATTCTTATTATTTCTGCAGCCGAATTGTTTACATCTTACTTGTAAAAAGATTGATATACAAATTCATACAGAACACAAATTTAATTTATCCAGATAAGTTTAACATAAATAAATATACAACAGTTTATACTAAACAAAATAGGGCAGCAAAGTCAAGCTAGTGGTAAAAAACAATCAAACAATTAATGTATAAAACAGTAAAAACAGAGAAAGTGCAGAGATAAATAAACTTAAAATGTTACAAGGTAAAATAGCATAGAAAAATATTGAAAAACATGGAGTTACTCTgtgtaaaagaaaaaaaaaacttAAACAAAGGACCGCTTATGAAATTAGTTGTGAGCTTGTAAGCTAACCATAGTACTCAAATAAGCCTTCTGTCAAAATTCCATTAAACCAAAAACAAATTTAGCAGAAAAGATTAACTTAGCCAAAGTTTGGGCATCAGCAGGATCTGGGACTAATTAGTATTTACAATTTAGGCAAATGACCCTGTAGTTATACATTCCAGCAATATATAAAGATGCAATAATTctaaacaaataataaataactTCTGATAATCAGATGCTGTAATAGAAGCTAATAGCAGAAACATAAGATTAGTACTGAAAAATATTACTACCTCTTTTCATACTTGATCAAATAACTTTTATTCCTACACAATAGTGGTGGAACCAGGATTGCAAGTTAGTGCTGAACTAGTATTAATATTTTAACCAGGGCTAATAATTTTTCCCcttcagttttttttaaaaattttgtgaGGATTAAAAACCAAAATTTTAACTGTTTTTGAGGTCAGTCAGGGCTGGATTGAGAGTCAACCCCGGCCTGGTCCGGCCACAACCACAAAATTAATGCTGCATAAGAAAACGAGAACAAAGGTGTAGGCCAGCATAAAATAAACAAAACAGTTCTCCATCTCCATGGATTAGTAAACTGCACAGAATATGTTAGGACACATCAGAAATTTGGTTACTTATGTACATACATAAGTGCATCTCTAATTTCATAGTTAAGTAACTTATACAGTGCATGGAGCATATCTGCATATGCATTCTTGTATACAGCTGGTTCTAAAGATTTGCCAATAACCAATATTAGTAGATTGCAGTACTTTAGAACTCTGACAAATGTATTTCTTGATATTTACTTTTTGTTATTACAAATACAATTCTATAGTTGACATGGTGACTCTATATATCTTAGCCACGATACTGACAACGCGGATACCCCTAAACAATATTAAGACCGAGTTAAAAACAAACAAGGCAAACCTCTAAAATGTATCCACAGAATCAACAAAGATTCCATCTTCTTGCTCTATATCCTTGTAAACTGATTTTCTTCCATTTAATTCAAGAGGCACTTCTAAGGGTGGTGGGCTCTGTACAAACATGATTCAATTGAAACGGTTAATATATTTTGTACTTTAATTAGTTAGGTTTTTATTTTCAGAAACAGTTTAACTGTATCCCTTAGTAGTGTGAATTCTCTCAAATAATTAGGCACAATTAAATACTGTGAAATTTTGCTTTTTTAACGCTCTTCAATTACTATTTAAAGAGTTTTACCATGCAACGTATAAGAGGCCATTTTATTCCACGGAAAAAGGCATGTTCTTTGATTTCATTTGGACCACTATCCGATCCCAAGCGGTTATCAGGATCTCTTTTCAAAAGAGAATGAATCAACTGTTTGGCAGCAAGACTTACCTGCAACTCATGTTGATATATATTCAGTTTCCGAGTTAAACTGAGTAAATTTCATCAAACATAAACATAAGCTGTAAAAAAAAATTCACAAACATCACTAGAAAACTGTAGAGCACAGAACAGAGGACACACTTATGAAAATTTAAACTTAGTCTTAGCCTATTTATCCCATCTAGTTTAAGTGCTCGGTAGAAAGTTTCTAACTTAAAAAAAATACAAACAAAATTGATAATAGAACTATCACACAAAATGGAACATAGAATAATCATATAGGGAAATACACAACCATCTTGAATTCGTTTCTAACAGGACTTGTGTGGGATAACAAGGTACCGGGTGAATATTACAATCCTATATTTGAACATGTATAATAGTTTATAAGAAGACAGAAACAGAGTTTGTGCTCCCCCCCCCCCCAATTAAAAAAGGAAGACTTAAACATAAGTTATTATGAATTATACCTTCCTAACATTTACTTTTCTTACTTCATAATTCTTATTTACCTGATGGTCAAAGCACTTTTCTAAGTAAGAGCCAAGTAAATTGATTTTGTAAAGACTAGTCAAAAAGTCTTCTTACATATGGCATACAGTATTACCTTGACCTGTAGAACACAGAGAGTGGTTAATGCTTAacatattttcaaaaatattgttttttaaaaaaacacATTACCGCAATGCTACTTGGAAAGGTGAGCTCCTTGTACAAAATGTTGCCAAATGTCTTTTGTCTATTCTTTCCTTTGAATGGCGTTCGCCCATAAAGCATTTCATAGAGCAAAATACCTGGTACAAACAAGGTAGAGACTACTTCACGCataaaataatattacacaaCGGAAAAGAAAGCTACTGACAGAGCAGTCACTGCAAATATATCACTTAGAAGTTTAGCATTCCTAAAAGTGAGTTGCTAGAAGTTGCACATTAATAATAGTCTGAGCTGTGATCATTTCCCGACCACTGCTCTTGCAGGATTTGACAAGTGTTGGGATATCCCTCAGAATTCATTATTAATTTGCTCGTAATAATATAATAGTGCGTACAAAGCTTCTTATCACAACTTTATGGTTACCGGAAAGAGAGATGTAGCCCCGACTGTTAATGAGTCTTTCGACTACAATTATTATTGAATGTTGTCATCCTTTAAGGAGAAGGAACTGCAGAAAATTTATGACTGGATGAAAATTCTTTGCAGTTTGAAGATTACAAAACATCTCATGGCTGGTTTTGTGGTAGAGAAATAGCACTTTCCCAAAGCTACTACACCATTTGAGAACTGTACAAGCAGCCTTTGGAGCTTGCATTACATGTATATGCAATCCATGGGAGCACTATTTAAACTACTAAAAAATGAACTTCATAAGATAATAATACTAACATGACACATACACATTCATTATATTGTCTATAGATGAGCCTACCTAGGGCCCACCAATCAACTGCACTACTATGGCCGTCTCCTTTGATAATCTCCTGAATAAAGTTTTCAATAAATATACGAATCAGCATGTACTTCAATATAGTGCAGAGCAGGTGACAGCTATTAGTCAACTTAATCACGGAGATTTACTGTGCACGTAGAAAAAGAAAGAATTGTAATAGATACACACGAGAGCGTGCCCACAAACCCAGACATATACACATGGGCAGGTGATCGATCCATATGTACTGCTGGAAGGATAATCAACAACCATTTTTCAACTGCATGGACTAGAAAAACAGTGCTCATAAAATCGTTCAAAAAATGTCTGCATAAGCGTCGTGTGCAGGGTTACATACCTATATACAAAACCTAGTGTATGATATACAGTTACACATGCATGAATATATATACAAATTTCTATGTATACGACTATATACATTTGTATGTCGGAAGAATGCGTAGAGGCACTTTAGATTTGATAAGTTTTAGCCTTCAAATGGCGAACTCACTGATTTTTGTCTATATATTATAACTCTTACTCTTATACATAACGAATCAAACCTTACCCAGGGAACACACAACTTAAAATTGAATTTTTTCCAACATGCACTCTAAATATATACACTAAGAACCCCCCCCCCCTTCCTAACCCTCAAACCCACACGTCCCTTCTGGAAATGATCAGTCATCGCCGATAGATCGCTTTATATGTAGGGTAATGATTATCTTATAATAAAGTTAAGTCTTAAAAACCAAGTGAGAAGGCACATACAGGAGCAATATATTCTTCAGTTCCAACAAAGGaatttgattttgcaactggttcTGAAATAAACACAGGTGGCGATTGGCTTGTAGATCTTTTACGATTCGGTAGAGGAAGCTTCCTGACCTGCACAATAGTGCCAAATATTACTTTAAATACCCATCAGTGACTCAATATAATGATATACAGCAACGAGGAGAAAACAACTTGTGTTCGAGATTGTATTAAACACTATTTGGCTAATGTGAAGCAGTTAGGCCACCACAAAGATAAACAAGCAGGGTAATGCTGGTGAAGAAAGTAAAAAACAAGGATGTTGTGAAGTCATACTAAGGGGTGTGTTAGATAAAAAAATATCTGTGCTAAAAGCATTTAAAAGAGGAACGGTTTCTTCTAAATTTACAAACAAAATGTGGGAGGAAGATAATAGCATACTTGAGGTCTACAGGATGTTCTAAATGAGAGATCAAAGTCAGTTAATATCACGTGCCCATCATTTTGAAGTAGCACATTTTCTGGCTTCAGATCCCTATAAACTATACCTGTTACATAAACACCCAACATTGAGATACAGAAAGAGACTTTCAGGTACTTGTAAGGATACTACTCTCATTGTGCAATAAAATTGCAACTAACAAAGATATATGAAAGTTAGTATattgaagaagcaacttgatgATGATGAAAGTTGCCAATGGAGAACAAGTGATTTGTTTAATCTTTCCAGTTATGTGAAACCGAATTATGTGAAATCAATGTGCCTAGTAAAAAGTGCTGTTGAACGATGAAATACATCAATCTCTTTCCAGTTCTTTTATTGCAATCCAAAGGTAGCAACTCAGATGTGGAAAAACAATTCAGCAAAAAGTGTACGTTAATGACGAATAGAGATATAGGCCGAAGAAAAGATTGGATAAAAAGAATTACAGTTTAAACACTGACGTAAATACTGTACCTAAAAGATCTACACAGTATGCACTAGAAATTATTCTGAACTTGTTTATTCTcaacttttaaaaaaattctaaaattgtTGATAAATCTTTGCGCCAGCAGTTAAACTTATCACACACATGTCATCATTTGACAATTTATGCATAATCAATTTTGAACAGCACCATACCAATTGCATGGTAAAATCAATTTTACCAGTTATCAACTGAACCAAGTATACCTAAGCAGTGAAGATATTCCAATCCAATTACGATTTCAGCTGCATAAAACCTGAATGACAACAACAAATTTCTAAAAAGAAACTTCTAAGAACAAGAAAATCAATATTAATGTATCCACAGCACATACATTTTAATCAACTTGTTCCTATGTTAATGGTTGCCCAATGCAGCCAATATTATATAAATATCTAGATTAGATTCATAACAGGACAAGGCTATCAGGGGACTAGGTCATACATGCCTGTAAAGGTTACAGAACCTAAGACTTCTTTTTTACACTTAAAAGGCATACCACAAAGAGTAACATAAGTCTAGACTTAACTTTGTATGATTATGTTAGGCATGAGTTTTATTGTTGCCCAGGGATTGGTCAGTACTTGGTAAAGTGGAAGAATCCTTGACCTGCTGAGCTTTAACAAAGCACTTTAAGTTGAAGAAGTAATCTATATACATAACTCAGTACTAGTTTCTAAATTGGTATGCAATGGGATTCTGATAACATTCAGGCAAAATAATTTAGATTCGCCTAGTTTCATATTCATCTTGATCATATTTTGTCTCTTTTAAGATATAAATTTCAACTCCATAGTCATTACCACTAGAAGGTATAGTATGGAACCACTGTTGCTGTTTGAAACAAGGATGACTATTTTCCGAGATATTCTCGTTGATCATGAAATAAACCCGAGGGAAGTCAGGAGTTAAACCTGTATTATCAAAGCTGTGTTTGTGTTCATGCAGGTAGACACACTCATTAATGGTGATACACAGCAACTCTTATAAAGAATTTGGAATTAGAAATGATTGATGATAACTACGTCAATTTAAATCACACGAAGTGCACAATAACATTACCTAGCAGATTTCTCTGTAAATAACTTTAGAGGCTGTTTGTCAAGCAAATCAAATAACTCTCCTCCAGGGAAAAAGTCTGTTAACAAGCAAACGTGTGTAGATGTCTGAGGGAAAATGACACATCAGTATACTTGGTAATTTAATAAATGACTAAAAATAAACATGAAATAAATTGAGTATGGCAAACAAAAATTCTCAGTTCTACTATGTGGCAATTTTTTGGACCAAAAGTACTTGCGCATGTTTCATTTTTTGTGGTTTTTAGCAGAGTGGTACTCTTGTAGGTGTAAACATAAGTTGGACTACCCATTAAAGTTCATCATTGTACTCTCAAGAGAAGGAATCTAGGGCAGGGATCCTAAAGGAAGTCAATATCGATAAGATTGGTTGTAACAAGGATGTGCATGCTTTGTTTGAACGTCAGGAAACTGATAAGAGAAAAAGTTTGTAAGACTAGTGACATAAGGTTAAAGGCCGGGTAGCTCTTATTTAAGTAAATATGCAAAAGCATCAATTGCAGTGGTTTGGTCATGTGCAACTTTGGCCAGTAAGTGCTCAGTGAATGAAGACCTCGAATTTAGACATGTGCAAAAGAGCAAAAGGGCGGGCAATAAAGACTTGGTTTTTTAAGATCCAGAAGATAAGGAACTAACTGTACGGCTGGTTACAAACAGAGAAGAATGATGTACATGACCGACCTTACGTTATATATATGAGCTATTCATGTTAGCTTACCACAGGTTCTTGGGGAAAAGGTTGTGTTGATGATGAGAGTTAATTCCAAATAATGTTTAATTCCCACGTGTATTTAAAAGTCATGGTGAAGGTTGTCACTGGAAAAAAGCCTCCGTACTTTTGTGAAGGTCCTCGAGCGCTAACTTGATCACAACAGTTTGTGGTGATTGATGGGACAAGACAGCTCGaatttttaatttatttccaTAATCAAGTTTAACCCAGATAACTTCCTAAAAATATGAAGGTTTCATAACTTGGTCTGTCTATTATGAAAATTTACAGTTCAGGAAAAATTTAGTTCCGTGCTTTTGATAAAGGAGCAGATCACTGTGTGCATGTCTTAATCATTTCAATAATTCAAATAAAAACACACCTCTCTTTTCAACTTTAATGGACACTCTTCATCCCATTTATTTTGTAGAATTGACCAACTTTGTAatgcaattttttttattatcaattataaaattttccctcaaaaaatttttaattttaaaatagttACTATATATTATATGATAATACACTACAATAGTTTATTTATCATAAGTCAAAATTTGGCCAATTTGACCAAAAAATTCAAACTAGGCAAATATATATAGGAAAATGGAGATATCGAATTCATTGATTTGTTGTGGATtagtacctgaaaagaactgtAGAGCACTGGAAGAAAAGGATGATCTAGCTGTGACAAAATATCCCTTTCAATGCATGCTCGACAAACCTGCATATTTAGAACCACAAAACTCAAGCAAACCTGAGAAAAATCACTCACAATTCACAAATAGTGTATATATTCCCATAGCATTATACAATGTGTTCATTGTACAATAAAAGGACAGGCTATAGTATCAAGAGCCCAAATTATTGAAAAGGCAAGTTCACTGGAATCGTTTAGAGCAAGGTCTATTAGATTTTTCAGAAGTGTTAGCATATTATCTAGGACATCCTCAACTAACAGGGTAAATTACATAAGGATTT from Apium graveolens cultivar Ventura chromosome 5, ASM990537v1, whole genome shotgun sequence includes the following:
- the LOC141661773 gene encoding protein IQ-DOMAIN 19-like; translation: MGKASKWLQKLLTRKREDKEEESKDASVSFEQDTTLSTAVFPATPNQKRRWSFGKSAASTENNHKTSRSLDAIDSTRLVPVLDLLEYRSEQNNVANPTTTVPVPHNEATYRVVSARFAAAKHFRALADAAATKIQAFFRAHLARKALKALKGLVKIQALVRGHLVRKQTSEMLRCMNALMSIQVRARVQRIQMTEEPPIIVKRKLTHREPAHDQPGIGHIDNLNLSGRRGSLRWNKDVINHQQMKTMEHELSTNYSERISVSKQELGYQEYTNASPLTDTSFSQFEELFYRTPNRISQKKYSVSNYNHVKAPDSPSVDYSGTAAHNSQFGHSYMANTHSSRANHRSSSEPKQRPFKQKTTRSPSFGGISTTPDNRDQNQCLNGQKKQLPLWSIKRYRAAKSSKDMEYDSNRIGTSSSSSNITLRHRRLQ